Within the bacterium genome, the region AAAAACAGCTGATTGTCTATCACTCACATACATCACTGCACCAAGTACAATCAACATCATCACAATCATCGGGATATTCATTAAAATTAGCTCCATAGCTAATGTATTTTATACTGCAACTTACTCCCAAAATAGGCATTTACATCATGGCAATGACTAGACAAATAAATATCCCTTATATAATTATTAGAATATTGGTCGCATTTTAGAAATGTGTAGTTTGCATCATATAGAACAATTCTCCATCTATTGCCATAAACTTTGTTATTGATAAATTAATTGGGCTCGCTTCTCCAAACACTTAATCCCTACCCTTGATACTTATTGCTATTTTTCAGGAGATTATTTTTTACAATATTATCATGTCCAGTGTCTACTATCAGAATAAAAAATGCGGGAAAGCGATAATATCTTTCCCGCATTAGCTTCAAAAATTTATATCTACTCTTGGCTTAATTTATCCATTAATTCGTCAGGTATATCAAAATTCGCATAGACATCCTGAACATCGTCATGCTCTTCCAACGCTTCCACAAGTTGCAATATCTTTCCCGCGGATTTTTCATCCGCAACAGGGGTAGGATTTTCGGGTAACATCTCTATTTTTGCGGAAATTATCTGGATATTTTCATTCTTAAGCGCTTCTTTAACTTTGTTAAAATCTTCCACTCTTGCAATCAAGGCGCACTCTTCGTCTTCCATTCTGAAATCTTCGGCTCCGGTGTTTATAGTAATTTCCATTAATTCTTCTTCGTTAAACTTCTCTTTCTTTTCTTCAGTCTTAAATATGGACATTGTTGCAACACCTTTCTTTTTGAAAAATCTCATCGCAGCACCAGGAGCAGCGAGATTGCCACCAAATTTAGAAAATATGTGTTTCATCTCAGAAGAAGCCCGATTTTTGTTATCAGTTATCATCTCTATTATAAAAGCGATTCCCCCCGGCCCATATGCTTCATAAGTGCATTGTTCAAGAGTAATACCCGGTAGCTCACCCGTACCTTTTTTTATTGCGCGGGTTATATTTTCCTGTGGCATATTGACTTCTCTTGCCGCATCCACTGCAGATCTTAACGCGGAATTCATGCTAATATCGCCACCGCTACGCGCGGCAATTGTAATCTGCTTGCCTAAACGGCTGAAAACCTTGCCTCTATGCGCATCAGCCTTACCTTTTTTGTGTTTTATACTCGCCCAATGACTATGTCCTGACATTTTTACCCTCCTAATTAAAGATTACAATAAATTACTAATATCTAATTTCCAATACCTAATTCCCTAAAAATTTTATCGTTGAGCATTTTAAAATTAGAAATTTATTAGAAATTGGGAATTCTTTGCTTGGCATCTTATATTATTTCTTCGTTTCACTTTCCTCGATAATTTTCTTCGCTATATGAGCAGGTGTTTCCTCATAACAGGAAAATTTCATCTGAAATGTCCCTCTTCCTTTTGTAATAGATTTAAGCGTAGATGAGTACCTGTGCATTTCTCCAGAAGGAATTAGCGCTTTTATTATTCTCGCATGTTCTTTAACTTCAATGGTAAGGATTCTTCCCCTTCTTGCATTTATATCGCCTGTAACATCTCCGACATATTCTTCGGGCAAAGTTATTTCTACTTCTGTTATCGGCTCTAAAATAGTCGGCTTTGCCTTTTTGACCGCATCTCTGAAAGCCATCGAACCGGCAATCTGAAACGCTATATCCGAAGAATCGACAGGATGAAAACTGCCGTCATAAACACTAACCCTTATATCAGTAACAAGATAACTTGTAGTAACGCCTTTTACCAAAGCTTC harbors:
- a CDS encoding YebC/PmpR family DNA-binding transcriptional regulator, with amino-acid sequence MSGHSHWASIKHKKGKADAHRGKVFSRLGKQITIAARSGGDISMNSALRSAVDAAREVNMPQENITRAIKKGTGELPGITLEQCTYEAYGPGGIAFIIEMITDNKNRASSEMKHIFSKFGGNLAAPGAAMRFFKKKGVATMSIFKTEEKKEKFNEEELMEITINTGAEDFRMEDEECALIARVEDFNKVKEALKNENIQIISAKIEMLPENPTPVADEKSAGKILQLVEALEEHDDVQDVYANFDIPDELMDKLSQE